A window of Nonomuraea angiospora genomic DNA:
CGGACAACCAGGACCGGCGGCGCATCTACCAGTGGAAGGAGACGATCGGCCCGGTCGAGGAGCGGCCGACCAACTACAACTTCTGGGGCTACAACCAGTCCTACGGCCTCGGCTACTACGAGTACTTCCAGTTCGCCGAGGACATCGGGGCGCGGGCGCTGCCGGTGCTGTCGGTGGGCGTGAACGGGTGCGGCGAGAACCGGCCGCTGACCGACGAGGCCAAGCTGGCCCGCTGGGTGCAGGACACGCTCGACCTGATCGAGTTCGCCAACGGGCCGGTCACCTCGGAGTGGGGCGGGAAGCGGGCCAGGCTCGGGCATCCGAGGCCGTTCGGGCTGGAGTACATCGGCCTCGGGAACGAGGAGATCTACCCCGAGTTCTTCGCGAACTACCCGAAGTTCGCGGATGCCATCAGGGCCAAGTATCCGGACATCAAGATCATCAGTAACTCGGGGCAGACGTCGCAGGGCGCCTGGTTCGACCGGATGTGGCAGTTCGCCCGCGACCAGAAGGCCGACCTCGTCGACGAGCACTACTACAACAGCCCGGAGTGGTTCCTGACCAACAACCACCGCTACGACGCCTATGACCGCACCGGGCCGAAGGTGTTCGTGGGCGAGTACGCCTCGCGCGGCAACACGTGGCACAACGCGCTGGCGGAGGCGTCGTACATGACGGGCCTGGAGCGCAACTCCGACGTCGTACGGCTGGCCTCGTACGCGCCGCTGCTGGCCAACGTGGACTACGTGGACTGGACGCCGGACCTCATCTGGTTCGACAACGACCAGGTCTACGGCTCGCCGAACTACTACGTGCAGCGGCTGTTCTCGACCAATGTCGGCGACCGGGTGCTGCCCAGCACCTTCACGGGCGAGGGCGGCGCGGTCGAGGACATCGGCGGCGCGGTGGGGCTCGGCGCGTGGAACACCGCCGTCCGGTACGACGACGTGAAGGTCACCGCGGCCGACGGGACCACGCTGCTGGCGGACGACTTCTCGGCCGGAGCCGGCAAGTGGACCCCCGGCCTGGGGACCTGGGCCGTGCAGGACGGCGCCTACGCGCAGACCGCCCAGGTGACGGACGCCAGGTCCACGGCGGGCTCGGCCGACTGGTCGAACTACACGATGGAGGTCACCGCCAGGAAGACCGCCGGGGCCGAGGGCTTCCTGATCATGTTCGGGGTCAAGGGCACCGGCGACTTCTACTGGTGGAACCTCGGCGGCTGGGGCAACACCCAGTCCGCCGTCGAGAAGGCCACCAACGGCGCCAAGTCCTCGATCGCCACCTCCGCCACCACGATCGAGACCGGCCGCGACTACCAGATCAAGATCCAGGTCAGCGGGCGGCGGATCACGACCTGGCTGGACGGGCAGAAGATCAACGACTTCGTGGACGACGCCGTCGTGGAGCCGCTCTACCAGGTGGTGTCCAGGGACGGGAAGTCCGTGACGCTCAAGGTCGTCAACGTGCGGGACACCTCCGTACGCGGCAGCGTGGACCTCGGCTCGGCGCGGTTCCGGCCGGTCGCCACGGTGACCACGCTGACCGGCTCGCCCTCCGACACGAACTCCCTGTCCGAGCCGGAGCGGGTGGCGCCCGTGGAGCGGCAGGTGCGCGGCTTCTCCTCGGCCTTCACCTACGACTTCCCCGCGCACTCGGTGACGTTCGTGCGGCTGACCGAGCGATGACGGCGCGGGGCGGGCCTCCGCCTGGAGGCCCGCCCCGCGGCTACGCGACGACCCGGTAGTGCGTGGTCATCCGGCCCGTGTCGTCGAGCACGTGGAACGCGACCGCCGGCGGGAGGTCGTAGTCCACGCAGTTGGCGAACGACGTGCCGCCCTCCCACGGCAGCTTCAGCGTGGACACCACGCCGGGGGCGGCCAGCAGCGGGCGGCCGGCGAAGGTGGTGACGGCGCCCGTGTGGGCGTGGCCGACCAGCACGGCGGGCACGCCCGGATGCCGCCCGAGCAGCTCTTCCAGAGGCTCGGGCCGGTGCAGCCGGATGCCGTCGATCACCGGGCTGTGCAGCAGGGCCGGCGGGTGGTGGAAGGCCACGAACACCGGCCGGTCCGCGCCCGCGAGCACGTCGTCCAGCCAGGCCAGCGTCTCGCCGTCCAGGTGCCCCGCGTCTTCGCCGGGGATGGAGGAGTCGCACATGGCGTAGACGGCCCTGTCCGTGCGCAGGACCTGGTTGATCGGCCCCTCGCCGCCGCGCGGGTCACCCAGCAGGACGCGGCGGAACTGCTCGCGCACGTCGTGGTTGCCCGGGCCGACCAGGACGGGGTGGCGGGAGGAGAGCAGCTTGCGCGCCTCCTCGTACTCCTCGGGGAGCCCGTGGTCGGCGATGTCGCCGGTGACGAGCACGGCGTCGAGGTCGGCGGGGAGCGCGTCGAGGTAGCGCATGACGGAGGTGGCACGGTCGGCGCTCTGGGGCGTCGCGCCGATGTGGATGTCGCTCAGGTGAGCGATCACGATCATGTTGACGTCGTCCTTCCGGGTTCTGCCTGCTCACCTACCGTAGGCCCGGGTACCGGACCATACGTAAGATCCGGTTACGTGCGCAAAGATTGGGCCGGTTCCGGAGTGGACCTGCATCTGGAGGTCGCCGCCGGCGGCGGGCGGCGGCGCGGGCTGGAGGAGGCGCTGCGGCGGGCGGTGCGGGACGGGCGGCTGCCGCGCGGCACGCGGCTGCCTTCGACGCGGTCGCTGGCGGCGGAGCTGGGGCTGTCGCGCGGCACGGTGAGCGCGGCCTACGACCAGCTCGTCGCCGAGGGCTACCTGGCCACCCGCCCGGGCTCGGCCACCGAGGTCGCCGACGTGTCCCCCGCGACGCCATCCGATCCACGGCTGTCCTCCGAGCCTCCTCCGGCGCCGCCGTATGACCTGCGGCTGCCGGCCGGGCCCTCCAAGACGCCGCCGTATGACCTGCGGCTGCCGGCCGGGCCCTCCACGACGCCGCTGCATGACCTGCGGCCGGGGCAGCCCGACCTGTCGGCGTTTCCGGCGCGGGCCTGGTTGCGGGCCACCCGGCACGTGCTCTCCACCGCGCCCGCCGAGGTCCTCGGCCCGTGCGACCCGCGCGGCCGGATCGAGCTGCGGGCGGCGCTGGCCGGCTACCTCGCCAGGACGCGCGGGGTGCTCACCACGCCGGACCTGATCGTGGTCACGACGGGGTTCGTCCAGGCGCTCAACCTGATCGTCCAGGTGGTCGACGGCCCGATCGCCACCGAGGAGCCGGGGCACGACTTCTACCGCGAGGTGCTGCGCCGGGCCGGGCGCCAGACCGTACCGCTGCCCGTGGACGGGCTGGGCGCCCAGGTGGACACGCTCACCGGCGCCACCGCGGCGGCCGTCGTCACGCCCGCGCACCAGTACCCCACGGGCGTCCCCCTGCACCCCGCCCGCCGCCGCGCGCTGCGCGAGTGGGGCGGGCTCGTCGTGGAGGACGACTACGACGGGGAGTTCCGCTACGACCGGCAGCCGGTCGGCGCGTTCCAGGGGACCGCGCCCGATCGGGTCGTGTACGTCGGCACCACCTCCGAGGCCCTCGCCCCGGCCCTGCGCCTGGGCTGGATGGCGGTGCCGCCCTCCCTGATCGGCCCCGTGGCCGAGGCCAAGCTGCACGCCGACGCCCACACCGAGGTGCTCGGCCAGCTCGTGCTGGCGAGGCTGATCGAGACCCACGACTACGACCGCCACATCCGCGCCGCCCGCCTGCGCTACCGCCGCCGCCGCGAGCTGCTGCTCGCCCGGCTCGGCCCCGGGCCCGGCCAGCCGCTGCCCGGCGTCGCCCTGCCCGGGGTGGCCGCCGGGCTGCGCGCGCTCCTCCTGCTCCCGGAGGCGGGCCCGGCGGAAGGGGAGCTGCTGGCCGAGTGCGAGCGCAGGGGCATCGCGCTGCGCGCCGCCTCCCCGCTCTGGCGCGGCGACGGCCCCGGCGGCCTGCTCGTCGGGTACGCCGCCCCGTCCGAACGCGCCTACCCGCGCGCCCTCGAAGCCCTGGCCGGAGCACTCGCCGGAACCTGACGGCGGCCCCGTCCGTTGTCAGGATGAGCGCACGAACGGCGAAGGAGGGACATGGGCTGGCACTACCGCAAGACCATCAAGGTGGGCCCGTTCCGGATCGACCTGTCACGTCGCGGCGTCGGCCACAGCTTCGGCAACCGCCGCTTCCACGTCACGACCACTCCCGACGGCCGCCGCCACGTCTCCGTGCGTCTGCCCGGCGGCTTCCACGTCGGCAAGTCGTTCGGCGGCCGGCGCCACCACGGACATTACTGACCCAAGGCGGTCGATCGACCGCTCGACATAGACGGGCCGGAGGCGGGAAAGCCTCCGGCCCGTCCCCTTTCCCGACGGCCGCCAGGCGATCAGAGTGGGCGAATGAGCGGTCACATGAGCCCCGAGGAGTTCCGCCGCCACGGCAGGCAGGTCGTCGACTGGATCGCGGACTATCTCGCCGGCATCGAGTCCCATCCCGTGATGTCCCAGGTGAGGCCGGGTGACATCCGCCGCGCGCTGCCGCCCGAGGCGCCCGAGCACGGCGAGCCGTTCGAGGCCGTGCTGTCGGATCTGGGGCGGATCCTGCTGCCCGGCATCACGCACTGGCAGCATCCCGGTTTCTTCGCCTACTTCCCCTCCAACGCCAGCGGCCCGGCCGTCCTGGGTGACCTGCTGTCCGGCGGGCTCGGCGTGCAGGGCATGCTCTGGGTGACCAGCCCGGCGTGCACGGAGCTGGAGACGGTGGTGGTCGACTGGCTGGCCGGGCTGCTCGGCCTGCCGGAGCATTTCCGTACGGACCGGGCGGGCGGCGGGGTCATCCAGGACTCGGCGTCGAGCGCCTGCCTGGTCGCCCTGCTGGCCGCGCTGCACCGGGCGAGCGGCGGCCGGGTCGCCTCCGACGGCGTCACCCG
This region includes:
- a CDS encoding DUF4236 domain-containing protein, producing the protein MGWHYRKTIKVGPFRIDLSRRGVGHSFGNRRFHVTTTPDGRRHVSVRLPGGFHVGKSFGGRRHHGHY
- a CDS encoding MocR-like pyridoxine biosynthesis transcription factor PdxR encodes the protein MRKDWAGSGVDLHLEVAAGGGRRRGLEEALRRAVRDGRLPRGTRLPSTRSLAAELGLSRGTVSAAYDQLVAEGYLATRPGSATEVADVSPATPSDPRLSSEPPPAPPYDLRLPAGPSKTPPYDLRLPAGPSTTPLHDLRPGQPDLSAFPARAWLRATRHVLSTAPAEVLGPCDPRGRIELRAALAGYLARTRGVLTTPDLIVVTTGFVQALNLIVQVVDGPIATEEPGHDFYREVLRRAGRQTVPLPVDGLGAQVDTLTGATAAAVVTPAHQYPTGVPLHPARRRALREWGGLVVEDDYDGEFRYDRQPVGAFQGTAPDRVVYVGTTSEALAPALRLGWMAVPPSLIGPVAEAKLHADAHTEVLGQLVLARLIETHDYDRHIRAARLRYRRRRELLLARLGPGPGQPLPGVALPGVAAGLRALLLLPEAGPAEGELLAECERRGIALRAASPLWRGDGPGGLLVGYAAPSERAYPRALEALAGALAGT
- a CDS encoding metallophosphoesterase, with the translated sequence MIVIAHLSDIHIGATPQSADRATSVMRYLDALPADLDAVLVTGDIADHGLPEEYEEARKLLSSRHPVLVGPGNHDVREQFRRVLLGDPRGGEGPINQVLRTDRAVYAMCDSSIPGEDAGHLDGETLAWLDDVLAGADRPVFVAFHHPPALLHSPVIDGIRLHRPEPLEELLGRHPGVPAVLVGHAHTGAVTTFAGRPLLAAPGVVSTLKLPWEGGTSFANCVDYDLPPAVAFHVLDDTGRMTTHYRVVA